The Microbacterium sp. SORGH_AS_0428 genome contains the following window.
TCGAGCGGCCGATCGTGACGCCGCGGCCGACGACCACGACGTGCTTGCCGGCCAGGTCGTAGCCGTTGCGCTGCAGCAGCTCGATCACACCGCGCGGCGTGCACGGCAGCGGCGAGGTGATCGGGGTGTTCACGTTCAGCACCAGACGGCCGAGGTTGGTGGGGTGCAGGCCGTCCGCATCCTTGTCGGGGTCGATCCGCTCGAGGATGCGATCCGTGTCGAGGTGCTTGGGCAGCGGGAGCTGCACGAGGTACCCGTGGCACGTCGGGTCGGCGTTGAGCTCGTCGATCAACGCCTCGACGTCCTCCTGCGTGGCGTCCGCGGGCAGCTCCCGCTGGATCGAGTTCATCCCGATCGCGACGGACTGCTTGTGCTTCATCCCCACATACAGCTGCGAGGCGGGGTCGGCCCCCACCAGCACCGTGGCGATGCCGGGAACCACTCCCCGCTCGGCGAGCGCCGCGACGCGCGCGGTGAGTTCTTCCTTGATCGCGGCCGCGGTGCGGACGCCGTCGAGTGTGATCGCGGTCATTGTCGTCTCCTCTTCGAGCCCGCCCCGAGCACGCGCCGATCTGCGCGATGAGCGCAGCGTCGCGACCGAGGGTACTCAATCACTATGCACGTAGGGATACGGATGCGGCAACACCCGGTGCTGCCGCATCCGTTCCGATCACTGCTGGAGGTCGGGGTACAGCGGGAACGCCGCGGTCAGTGCCGCGACGCGGGTGCGCAGCGCCGCGACGTCGGCACCGGGCAGCAGCGCGAGCGCGATGATGTCGGCGACCTCGGTGAACTCTGCGTCGCCGAAACCGCGGGTCGCGAGCGCCGGCGTACCGATGCGCAGACCGGAGGTGACCATCGGCGGACGCGGGTCGTTGGGCACCGCGTTGCGATTGACCGTGATGTGGATGTCGTGGAGGAGATCCTCGGCCTGCTTGCCGTCGATGGCCGCCTCGCGAAGGTCGACGAGCACGAGATGCACGTCGGTGCCGCCCGAGCGCACCGCGATACCGGCGTCCTTCACGTCCTGCTGCGCAAGCCGGTCGGCGAGGATGGCCGCGCCGCGGACGGTGCGCTCCTGACGCTCCTTGAACTCGGGAGTCGCGGCGAGCTTGAACGCCGTCGCCTTGGCGGCGATCACGTGCATGAGCGGACCGCCCTGCTGACCGGGGAAGACGGCGGTGTTGATCTTCTTCGCGAGGTCCTCGTCGTTCGTGAGGATGAAGCCCGAGCGGGGGCCGCCGATCGTCTTGTGCACGGTCGAGGAGACTACGTGCGCGTGCGGGACCGGGTTCGGGTGCACGCCCGCGGCGACGAGACCGGCGAAGTGCGCCATGTCGACCCACAGGTAGGCGCCGACCTCGTCGGCGATCTCACGGAAGCGCGCGAAGTCGAGCTGACGGGGGTACGCGGACCAGCCGGCGATGATGACCTTCGGCTTGTGCTCGACGGCGAGGCGGTGCACCTCCTCCATGTCGATGACGCTCGTCTCCGGGTCGACGCCGTACGCGACGATGTTGTAAAGGCGGCCGGAGAAGTTGATCTTCATGCCGTGCGTCAGGTGACCGCCCTGGTCGAGCGAGAGACCGAGCAGGGTGTCGCCGGGGCGGGCGATCGCGTGCAGCACGGCGGCGTTGGCGGACGCACCGGAGTGCGGCTGGACGTTGGCGAAGCCCGCGCCGAACAGCGACTTCGCGCGGGCGATGGCCAGCTCCTCGGCGACGTCCACCTCCTCGCAGCCACCGTAGTAGCGGCGACCGGGGTAGCCCTCGGCGTACTTGTTGGTGAGCACGGAGCCCTGCGACTGCAGCACGGAGACGGGAACGAAGTTCTCGGACGCGATCATCTCGAGATACCCGCGCTGACGCTCGAGTTCGCGCTCGAGCACCTGGGCGATCTCGGGGTCGACCTCTGCGAGGGGGGCGTTGAAGTACGGGTCGGTCATGACTCTCCCTGACGACGGTTTCGGACAGATGGGTTCCGTATCGGCCCAGGCGTACGGCCGAATACCGTGTCGGTCGCTCCCCGGTGGTCATCCACCTCAACGCCAGTCGCGACGCGATCGAGCATACCGGAAGCGGACACCGGGCACACCTGAACGCCCGGCACCGCGCGGGTGGACGCATGGTGCGGCGGGAGCAGGTTTGTTAAGGTTCCTTACATGTCAACCGGCCTGGTCCCGCGACCGACGTCCGTGACACTCGGCGACGGCGCCTTCGTGCTGACGGACGCGGTCTCGGTCACCGGCGACACGGATGCGGTCGCCCTCCTGCTCGAGCGGCTGCACCGCCGCACGGCCCGCATGCTCCCCGCGGCACCGGACGCCCCGATCCGCCTGCGCATCGACGGCGAGGGCGCCGCGGAGTCGTACCGGCT
Protein-coding sequences here:
- a CDS encoding bifunctional methylenetetrahydrofolate dehydrogenase/methenyltetrahydrofolate cyclohydrolase; this translates as MTAITLDGVRTAAAIKEELTARVAALAERGVVPGIATVLVGADPASQLYVGMKHKQSVAIGMNSIQRELPADATQEDVEALIDELNADPTCHGYLVQLPLPKHLDTDRILERIDPDKDADGLHPTNLGRLVLNVNTPITSPLPCTPRGVIELLQRNGYDLAGKHVVVVGRGVTIGRSIGLLLTRRDINATVTLTHTGTADLPFHLAQADVVVAAAGVKHLVRAEHLRAGVAVLDVGVTRETHPETGKSIVYGDVHPDVVEVAGYVSPNPGGVGPMTVALLLTNVVEAAERAAGL
- the glyA gene encoding serine hydroxymethyltransferase; amino-acid sequence: MTDPYFNAPLAEVDPEIAQVLERELERQRGYLEMIASENFVPVSVLQSQGSVLTNKYAEGYPGRRYYGGCEEVDVAEELAIARAKSLFGAGFANVQPHSGASANAAVLHAIARPGDTLLGLSLDQGGHLTHGMKINFSGRLYNIVAYGVDPETSVIDMEEVHRLAVEHKPKVIIAGWSAYPRQLDFARFREIADEVGAYLWVDMAHFAGLVAAGVHPNPVPHAHVVSSTVHKTIGGPRSGFILTNDEDLAKKINTAVFPGQQGGPLMHVIAAKATAFKLAATPEFKERQERTVRGAAILADRLAQQDVKDAGIAVRSGGTDVHLVLVDLREAAIDGKQAEDLLHDIHITVNRNAVPNDPRPPMVTSGLRIGTPALATRGFGDAEFTEVADIIALALLPGADVAALRTRVAALTAAFPLYPDLQQ